A stretch of Coccidioides posadasii str. Silveira chromosome 2, complete sequence DNA encodes these proteins:
- a CDS encoding uncharacterized protein (EggNog:ENOG410PH23~COG:T~BUSCO:855at33183) — translation MAPASSVDAHSAPLADFFWIAGVDGSEIVDIFLKLGEEYNNTRSQPRPMADTIEEDADAEEEEDALAADSSLPSSKRNSSQRLSFKPADDRRLSFQSLTVDFKESNNASHSNRSSMTIKGSSNGTSFLNDVDFDKALLKFAAERDSFLTDLSLTAGAVVPKPTKPRPKTQKIVAEDISPNPLKSSIGSVRRHMSFRDMSSMKRQPSLARQSSIRTSRRLSNYNSVIPTPQPLEMSPNMHPLKRRFEPVLLDRYPPKGAPDEGHRRGKFPDYVPMFAFPNDIHIVSSDQRPRSTWHGFAMTGGDGSKIHGVCVTIWIPLSHRAADELEKRCEEWRRDNMTEEERELAASLGERLGLERAKLSRLLAQLPTVPSGSAAREELEDEISAVEEKIGLMADLLRPVRHGAASKIDGLTDGDTGFWIPRAYGILGRDPSMTTFWKEWLRSVVIPMMDGAILRVPPTSPRVGRWQPLERYVVNLCMEAFSPLSSKTQVEIAVRELRLFARKEADNELPSSRNTDLYPLFRSLSISNIIILFEYVLAESRIILLSSHIAMLNLVSRAITELLFPFQWTGVFIPVLPARLLQALEAPCPYIVGVERRYENLELPSDDFVLVDLDQDVIESTQRPTPLPRHQRRKLQSLLQLAAPLYRFGVKPGPPAYAIEAYPFDAMPAEIPSIYSSKAASTQLAKYVNLNSGSFGQDPYVTAPPPIFNVFLNARNDVSFPRSQDRPATGSTCKASTPPSPKTSPTSSKFPPLPLTPISRNDSGFALQASLREKRSGHFDAVSRRSSSMAIDRRAGIPRRPSVPFLGHSSNLSVTTLNTDASTSVYAPSVYAQSTIAASTIMPQAFQQPMKNPVGSTLIEGHCLQLQQIDDKSICSICDEKAEDAMYRCSGCKIIVHGRCASQICLVCTVAFHPDQIRAAFVRCFASLLYTYKKFMRPATGDKKKAGMTYSFQMDAFLKSLPHEHAEYMAVLQQTQGFNEFIGERERVDSKSKNPRIVIFDEIILSKRNRGRSSIFSGRMTTDFLSDTSNHLWRSASASSFPPSSRREMAASGDWKSVVTRVPAKLDPNYMKEPRMIQGVPRIPKVTDNSKRKPVPRMANGN, via the exons ATGGCGCCTGCATCATCTGTCGACGCGCACTCAGCCCCTCTCGCTGACTTTTTCTGGATTGCTGGTGTTGATGGCTCGGAGATAGTTGACATATTCTTGAAGCTAGGGGAGGAATACAATAACACTCGTTCTCAGCCGAGACCTATGGCAGATACAATTGAAGAAGATGCAGATgcagaagaggaagaagatgctCTGGCTGCTGACTCTTCCCTGCCGTCCTCAAAGCGAAACTCGTCCCAGCGTCTATCGTTCAAGCCCGCagatgacagaagactgTCTTTCCAGTCTTTGACAGTGGACTTCAAGGAGTCGAATAACGCCTCACATAGCAATCGAAGCAGTATGACCATCAAGGGCTCTTCTAACGGAACTTCTTTTCTCAACGACGTAGACTTCGATAAAGCATTACTGAAGTTTGCCGCTGAAAGAGACTCTTTTCTAACTGACCTTAGCCTGACTGCTGGAGCTGTTGTGCCTAAGCCTACAAAGCCTAGACCAAAGACGCAGAAAATAGTGGCCGAGGATATAAGCCCCAACCCTTTGAAATCTAGCATTGGAAGCGTGCGAAGGCACATGTCCTTTCGAGATATGAGCAGCATGAAAAGACAGCCGTCCCTAGCTCGCCAAT CTTCCATACGAACGTCGCGACGCCTAAGCAACTACAATTCAGTGATTCCAACCCCTCAGCCTCTAGAAATGTCCCCGAACATGCATCCTCTTAAACGCAGATTTGAACCGGTCCTCCTTGATAGATACCCGCCCAAAGGAGCACCTGATGAGGGCCATCGAAGGGGGAAGTTTCCAGACTACGTGCCGATGTTCGCATTTCCAAATGATATCCATATTGTCTCTTCGGATCAGCGGCCGCGATCTACGTGGCATGGCTTCGCGATGACCGGCGGTGATGGATCTAAGATTCACGGTGTTTGTGTCACCATCTGGATTCCACTCAGCCACAGAGCAGCTGACGAACTCGAAAAAAGATGTGAAGAATGGAGACGAGATAACATGACAGAAGAGGAACGCGAACTTGCAGCGAGCCTGGGTGAGAGATTGGGATTGGAGCGAGCAAAGCTATCTAGGCTGCTTGCCCAACTTCCGACTGTCCCTTCTGGTTCCGCTGCAAGAGAGGAGCTGGAGGACGAAATCAGTGCCGTGGAAGAGAAGATTGGGTTGATGGCCGACTTACTACGCCCAGTCCGCCATGGTGCCGCGTCAAAAATAGATGGGTTGACCGATGGTGATACCGGCTTCTGGATTCCACGTGCATACGGAATTCTTGGAAGAGATCCCTCAATGACGACCTTTTGGAAAGAATGGTTGAGGTCCGTCGTTATTCCCATGATGGACGGAGCCATTCTCAGAGTTCCTCCTACTTCACCGAGGGTTGGAAGATGGCAGCCTTTGGAAAGATATGTTGTCAACCTTTGCATGGAGGCGTTTAGCCCTCTATCATCAAAAACCCAGGTGGAAATCGCAGTTCGAGAATTACGTTTGTTTGCTCGCAAAGAGGCAGATAACGAATTGCCAAGTTCACGTAAC ACGGATCTTTACCCGCTTTTCCGATCGCTCTCCATTTCCAACATAATCATCCTCTTTGAA TATGTACTTGCCGAATCACGAATTatcctcctctcctcccATATCGCCATGTTAAATCTCGTTAGTAGAGCTATCACAGAGCTCCTTTTCCCCTTCCAGTGGACCGGCGTTTTTATCCCGGTCCTCCCTGCACGTCTCTTGCAAGCACTCGAAGCTCCGTGCCCATATATCGTAGGTGTTGAACGACGATATGAGAATTTGGAGCTCCCATCCGATGATTTTGTCCTTGTGGATCTTGACCAAGATGTCATTGAGAGCACACAAAGGCCAACACCTCTCCCTCGTCATCAACGTCGAAAACTACAGTCTCTGCTTCAACTTGCGGCTCCGCTCTATCGATTCGGTGTAAAACCGGGTCCCCCCGCTTATGCCATTGAGGCATATCCCTTCGATGCCATGCCTGCAGAGATACCATCTATCTACTCTTCCAAAGCAGCCTCGACTCAGCTTGCAAAGTATGTCAATCTGAATTCTGGTTCCTTTGGTCAAGATCCATATGTCACGGCACCACCCCCTATTTTTAACGTCTTCCTCAACGCTCGAAACGATGTATCCTTCCCGAGAAGCCAAGATCGCCCAGCTACCGGCTCCACGTGCAAAGCGAGCACACCACCTTCCCCTAAAACATCACCTACTTCGAGCAAATTTCCTCCTTTACCATTAACCCCAATTTCAAGGAACGACTCTGGATTTGCTCTTCAAGCATCACTGCGTGAAAAAAGGTCCGGCCATTTTGATGCAGTATCCCGTAGAAGTTCCTCAATGGCCATTGACCGACGAGCCGGAATACCAAGGAGGCCAAGTGTTCCTTTCCTGGGTCATTCTTCCAACCTGTCTGTCACAACTCTAAACACAGACGCCAGTACGTCAGTGTATGCACCATCGGTATATGCTCAGTCTACGATTGCCGCCTCGACCATCATGCCTCAGGCATTCCAGCAGCCCATGAAAAACCCCGTTGGTAGCACGTTGATAGAAGGCCATTGTTTGCAATTGCAGCAAATCGATGACAAATCAATTTGTTCCATCTGCGATGAGAAGGCTGAAGATGCGATGTATAGATGCTCTGGCTGCAAGATTATTGTCCATGGTCGCTGTGCTTCGCAAATTTGCCTGGTGTGCACGGTAGCTTTCCACCCGGATCAAATTCGAGCCGCCTTCGTTCGATGTTTTGCCAGCCTCCTCTATACTTATAAGAAATTTATGCGCCCTGCGACTGGAGACAAGAAGAAGGCGGGAATGACATACAGTTTCCAGATGGATGCGTTTTTGAAGAGTCTTCCGCATGAGCATGCAGAGTACATGGCTGTGCTCCAGCAGACACAAG GATTCAATGAGTTCATCGGTGAGCGCGAAAGAGTTGATTCCAAATCGAAAAACCCTAGGATTGTCATTTTCGATGAAATTATCCTCTCCAAGCGAAATCGTGGCAGGTCATCGATATTCTCTGGAAGAATGACGACCGATTTCTTGTCAGATACATCAAATCACCTTTGGCGGTCCGCAAGCGCTTCATCTTTTCCGCCCAGCAGTCGACGAGAGATGGCAGCATCCGGAGACTGGAAGAGTGTGGTCACTAGAG TGCCTGCGAAACTTGATCCAAACTACATGAAAGAGCCCCGAATGATCCAGGGTGTACCCCGGATACCGAAAGTCACAGACAATTCCAAAAGAAAGCCAGTTCCTCGAATGGCCAACGGAAATTAA
- a CDS encoding uncharacterized protein (EggNog:ENOG410PNI2~COG:S~BUSCO:11477at33183), with product MARSRALSAAEGPKEPHSVSLKVLRLSRPSLSYQHPLPEDFANVPVQPSLSYPSSTADKQFILSPNLMLPPAFGSAYVGETFSCSLSANNEFLRGDASRVVTSIRILAEMQTPSQVVPLELYPSSDDNDTKSGGIAQVESMQRIVRFDLKEEGNHVLAVGVSYTETMITQSSDAHGSVQASGGRVRTFRKLYQFVAQPCLNVRTKATELPPQEVDNRSLGPYGKTKLYRFALEAQLENVGDGIITLGAVTLNPKPPFKSRSLNWDFESSADKESIPTLSPRDVLQIAFIVEQEHGQQDGLETLQKDMNREGRATLGQLSLEWRSALGDRGFLTTGNLMTKKR from the exons ATGGCTCGTTCAAGAGCTCTCTCGGCCGCTGAAGGACCGAAAGAGCCCCATTCTGTCTCCCTCAAAG TCCTGCG ACTTTCACGCCCTTCCCTATCATACCAACATCCTCTTCCTGAAGACTTTGCGAACGTTCCGGTGCAGCCTTCGCTGAGCTATCCGTCAAGCACAGCAGATAAGCAGTTCATTTTAAGCCCCAAT CTTATGCTGCCGCCTGCGTTTGGGTCTGCGTATGTCGGCGAAACCTTCTCCTGCTCGCTATCTGCCAACAATGAGTTCCTCCGCGGAGACGCCTCGCGTGTGGTGACCTCCATAAGAATACTTGCAGAAATGCAAACACCCTCCCAGGTTGTTCCTCTCGAGCTTTATCCGTCAAGCGACGATAACGATACCAAATCGGGGGGGATAGCGCAGGTTGAGTCGATGCAGAGGATTGTTCGCTTTGACCTAAAAGAGGAAGGGAACCACGTTCTTGCTGTTGGCGTCAGCTATACAGAGACCATGATTACCCAAAGCTCTGATGCACACGGAAGTGTCCAGGCTTCGGGAGGAAGGGTACGCACGTTTCGAAAATTATACCAGTTCGTTGCACAGCCATGCTTGAATGTACGCACGAAAGCTACGGAGTTACCTCCCCAGGAAGTAGACAATCGATCTCTAGGACCGTATGGCAAAACGAAATTGTACAGGTTCGCGCTTGAAGCACAGCTTGAAAATGTTGGTGATGGAATCATCACTCTTGGG GCTGTCACATTGAATCCAAAGCCGCCATTCAAATCACGATCGCTAAATTGGGATTTCGAGTCTTCTGCTGACAAAGAAAGTATACCGACATTGAGTCCGCGCGATGTTTTACAGATAGCTTTCATAGTAGAGCAGGAGCACGGCCAGCAAGACGGCCTCGAAACCTTGCAAAAAGATATGAACCGAGAAGGACGGGCTACCCTTGGCCAGTTATCTCTCGAGTGGCGAAGTGCTTTAGGAGATCGAGGATTTCTGACCACTGGGAACCTCATGACAAAAAAGCGGTGA